The Tenacibaculum jejuense genome includes a window with the following:
- the recG gene encoding ATP-dependent DNA helicase RecG has translation MNLNQPITYIKGVSVARAELLYSELGIRTCNDFLHLFPNRYIDKTQFYTINQLQQNSSEVQIVGKITGIKTVQQKRGSRLVATFADATGTMELVWFKGVKWIKDSLKVNTPYVIYGKLNWFKGTANMPHPEMELVSEYKSKIQMAMQPVYPSTEKLSNKSVSNKVMRTMIQNLLQQSFDSIEETFTTDFRTENQLLHKKESILNIHFPKSQELLAKAQYRLKFEELFYIQLQLLVKKLINKSRIKGYVFENVGEQFNTFYNNHLPFDLTNAQKRVLKEIRKDTGTGAQMNRLLQGDVGSGKTIVGLLVMLLAIDNGYQATIMAPTEILANQHYNGIKELLANTTINVELLTGSTKTKKRREIHEGLENGSLHILIGTHAILEDKVQFKKLGLAIIDEQHRFGVAQRSKLWKKSEIEGVPPHVLVMTATPIPRTLAMSVYGDLDVSVIDELPPGRKAVKTVHRYDSHRLGVFRFLKDEIEKGRQVYVVYPLIQESQAMDYKDLMDGYESIVREFPSPKYQISIVHGQMKPADKDYEMERFLRKETQIMVATTVIEVGVNVPNASVMVIESSERFGLSQLHQLRGRVGRGAEQSYCILLTGVKLSSDAKTRIKTMVETSDGFKIAEVDLKLRGPGNIMGTQQSGVLNLKIADVVKDSPILYNARQCAIKILNDDPGLKKEENALMLKRLTSLQRTSGIWSNIS, from the coding sequence ATGAATTTAAATCAGCCAATTACATATATAAAAGGAGTAAGCGTAGCTAGAGCCGAATTGTTATATTCTGAGTTAGGAATAAGGACTTGTAATGATTTTTTACACTTATTCCCAAATCGTTATATTGATAAAACTCAGTTTTACACCATTAATCAGTTACAACAAAATAGTTCCGAGGTTCAAATCGTTGGTAAAATTACAGGAATTAAAACCGTACAACAAAAACGAGGTAGTAGATTAGTTGCAACATTTGCTGATGCAACTGGTACAATGGAATTAGTTTGGTTTAAGGGAGTAAAATGGATTAAAGATAGTTTAAAGGTAAATACACCTTATGTAATTTATGGAAAATTAAATTGGTTTAAGGGAACTGCAAATATGCCTCATCCTGAAATGGAATTAGTATCTGAATATAAAAGTAAGATACAAATGGCAATGCAACCTGTTTATCCTTCTACCGAGAAATTATCAAATAAAAGTGTTAGTAATAAAGTCATGAGAACCATGATTCAAAATTTATTACAGCAATCTTTTGATAGTATAGAAGAAACATTTACAACTGATTTTAGAACTGAAAATCAGTTATTACATAAAAAAGAATCGATTCTTAATATACATTTTCCTAAAAGTCAAGAATTATTAGCCAAAGCACAATATCGATTAAAATTTGAAGAACTGTTTTATATTCAATTACAGTTGTTAGTAAAAAAACTAATCAATAAATCAAGAATTAAAGGTTATGTTTTTGAAAATGTAGGAGAGCAGTTTAATACCTTTTACAATAATCATTTACCTTTTGATTTAACAAATGCTCAAAAAAGAGTATTAAAAGAGATTAGAAAAGATACGGGAACTGGTGCACAAATGAATCGTCTCTTACAAGGAGATGTTGGATCGGGTAAAACTATAGTTGGACTTTTAGTGATGTTATTAGCAATTGATAATGGTTATCAAGCTACAATAATGGCTCCGACAGAAATTTTGGCAAATCAGCATTATAACGGAATAAAAGAGTTACTTGCTAATACTACGATCAATGTTGAATTATTGACGGGTTCTACCAAAACAAAAAAACGAAGAGAGATTCATGAAGGTTTAGAAAATGGATCACTTCATATCTTAATAGGAACACATGCTATTTTAGAAGATAAAGTTCAATTTAAAAAATTAGGGTTAGCAATTATAGATGAACAACATCGATTTGGTGTTGCACAAAGAAGTAAACTTTGGAAAAAAAGTGAGATTGAAGGAGTTCCTCCACATGTTTTAGTGATGACAGCAACTCCAATTCCTAGAACCTTGGCTATGTCTGTTTATGGAGATTTAGATGTTTCTGTAATAGATGAATTACCTCCAGGAAGAAAAGCTGTAAAAACAGTACACCGATACGATAGTCATCGTTTAGGGGTATTTCGATTTTTAAAAGATGAAATAGAAAAAGGAAGACAAGTGTATGTTGTTTATCCATTAATTCAAGAGTCTCAGGCTATGGATTATAAAGATTTAATGGATGGTTATGAAAGTATTGTCCGAGAATTTCCATCACCAAAATATCAAATTAGTATTGTACATGGGCAGATGAAACCTGCAGATAAAGATTATGAAATGGAACGTTTCTTAAGAAAAGAAACTCAAATTATGGTGGCAACTACTGTTATTGAAGTTGGTGTAAATGTTCCAAATGCATCTGTAATGGTGATAGAAAGTTCTGAGCGTTTTGGTTTAAGTCAATTACATCAGTTACGTGGTAGAGTAGGTAGAGGAGCAGAACAGAGTTATTGTATTCTATTAACCGGAGTAAAATTGTCTTCTGATGCCAAAACTAGAATTAAAACCATGGTAGAAACTTCTGATGGATTTAAAATTGCTGAAGTAGACTTAAAATTAAGAGGACCAGGAAATATTATGGGAACACAGCAAAGTGGTGTTTTGAATCTTAAAATTGCTGATGTGGTTAAAGACAGTCCGATTTTATATAATGCTCGACAATGTGCAATAAAAATATTAAATGACGATCCTGGGCTTAAAAAAGAAGAAAACGCTTTGATGTTAAAACGACTTACATCTTTACAACGTACCAGTGGAATTTGGAGTAATA
- a CDS encoding SH3 domain-containing protein encodes MKFTLLFFMFLYVFIPIHGQSKEVMFHSKDEFSDKDNAVAYVFGDKVKLRSMPNVNSEVLAMLRISDKVTVLSGGAYKNTQIKYNGIKWFWSKIEYQGVVGYVLNGLLSQTTSKTGNTTYLTSLKKEGDELYILIRAKNEGFNYFESKLAFSKWDSFTIEAFNDRGVPSVNNMIKFDVSHNISRTEYYFFNTTEGLKKAIELRHHEDGGSYLFHEVVTFPNEKDGEIGKIKYQCYRDETGKSYDDVIINFVWKGEELKSNINVMETN; translated from the coding sequence ATGAAATTTACTCTACTTTTTTTTATGTTCTTATATGTTTTTATACCGATACATGGACAATCAAAAGAGGTAATGTTTCATTCAAAAGATGAATTTTCAGATAAAGATAATGCGGTTGCATATGTATTTGGAGATAAAGTGAAGTTACGTTCCATGCCTAATGTTAATTCTGAAGTGCTGGCCATGTTAAGAATATCAGATAAAGTAACTGTTTTAAGTGGTGGAGCCTATAAAAATACTCAAATAAAATATAATGGGATCAAATGGTTTTGGAGTAAAATCGAATATCAAGGAGTTGTAGGTTATGTTTTAAACGGTTTACTTTCTCAAACCACAAGCAAAACAGGAAACACGACCTATTTAACATCGCTAAAAAAAGAAGGTGACGAACTTTATATTCTCATTAGAGCAAAGAATGAAGGATTTAATTATTTTGAAAGCAAGTTAGCTTTCAGTAAATGGGATAGTTTTACGATTGAAGCTTTCAATGATAGAGGTGTGCCCAGTGTTAATAACATGATTAAGTTTGATGTTAGCCATAATATTTCAAGAACTGAGTATTATTTTTTTAATACGACAGAGGGTTTGAAAAAAGCAATAGAACTAAGACATCATGAGGATGGAGGAAGTTATCTGTTTCATGAAGTTGTAACGTTTCCAAATGAAAAAGATGGTGAAATAGGGAAGATTAAATACCAATGTTATCGAGATGAAACTGGTAAATCTTATGATGATGTCATTATTAATTTTGTTTGGAAGGGAGAGGAATTAAAATCGAATATAAACGTAATGGAGACAAATTAG